Within the Dermacentor silvarum isolate Dsil-2018 chromosome 8, BIME_Dsil_1.4, whole genome shotgun sequence genome, the region GTCCACGCTTTCATTTCATTCGTCTCAGCGGCGTCAACTCGAAGTCGCAGCCAAGAGGGTCTCGCATGAAAACCTGCGAGGTGCCGCTTGTTTTTGCTCTCGCAGACGGTTGCCACATGCTTAAAAAGGGAGTGTCGCACTATGTCTAAACTGTCACGCATTTATGCGGCGAGACTCGGTTGCGTTGTTGAACCTTGTATACACGCATTACAAGTCATCTCGCCGCCATTACAAGTCAGATTGCAAGGCATCGACCACGTCATTGCAGACAGCTAGAGTACTGTGCTTGATCTTACGTTACACTGGCCCTAGGACTCTCATAATACAGTGGAGCTGTTATCCTCTAGTTGGTCGGGGTTTTTCGTCACGTGATCACCCAAAGAACGACATCTGGAAAAATGGTTTGTGTTTGACTTCCCGCGCAACAGAAcattctcgtatattcgaataacaatccgaagcGATCATGTTTGCAGCCTGTGTCGTACTTTACgtattttctgacgcaatttgcTATTAAAGATTAATTTAGTTCGACAAGGCCTTGGTGGATCGCCTGGAAGACTgcggatgtatgctgcacttccgcacacgcgCGCGTGACGTACGCCGCTTGTGTCACGtcgtccgcaccagcttcgctgtacatccactttcacagagtgcAATGGAGGCGAATTTTTGTCCTTGAAGAAAACGTAAAGGTGCGTCGGGAAGTAGCTTTCTTAATTCTTAGGGTACTTCCCGGGGCCTATGTATCCATGTGTATGTTTCCCGCCTACCCgagtcactgggtagtcagtAGGTAGCctatagtagagcactgcacgggctcgggcttacccgaaagcccgggcccggtagagcagtttttttgacgggctcgggccgggctcgggcatggcgtgtgctttttgacccgggcccgggccgggctcgggctttctggtggtgtacatgtaacgtgcagcgagttattcttgggcgtctcaactctgaaaaacatgtatttttcggtctcgggccaggttcgggccgggctcgggcctaaggtaaaggggtggctggccgggccgggcgggtaacgtagatttccgggcccgggccgggcccgggtctcgccataaaggttttgatcgggctcgggcgggcagcccaacgtaaaaacgggcccgggccaggctgaaaaaatcggcccgtgcagtactctagcCTCTGATGATGCGGCAATGTGGACATACGTGAACGAACGTCTTTCAAGCCGACCACTGTAGATGCGGGTAGGTGCCGTTGCTCTTTGACGCCGAGTATTGGGCATGTGCCACTCGTTCTGTGCgggtctccaatgaacctctctgATGCCGATTTGGGTAAATGCCACTGCAATTGTGCTGCTCCACAATGACGAAATACATTCCtttaatttctccgatgctgagcggaatcggaGCGGAACGTCACAAGAGTTCCTTAAGGACAGCCACTcgatgcattagcaggctgcggcACAAATGCCGTGGGCATGGGCCAATTTTCAATGAGCGCCTTTCACACCGACGCTTTATTGAGCTACACCATGAATACAGTAGGTATATGCAgcttttcaatgaacatctcgccaaTTTGGGTTACTGAGTGTGTGCCAGTGCGATAAACGAGAGAACAATTGGCAGCGTTCGCGGATGCCACGCGGGGACTTCTCGGgtggtatctatctatctatctatctatccgtccgtccgtccgtccgtccgtccgtccgtccgtccgtccgtccgtccgtccgtccgtccgtccgtcgtccgtccgtccgtccgtccgtccgtccgtccgtcctccgtccgtccgtccgtccgtccgtccgtccgtccgtccgtccgtccgtccgtccgtccgtccgtccgtccgtccgtccgtccgtccgtccgtccgtccgtccgtccgtccgtccgtccgtccgtccgtccgtccgtccgtccgtccgtccgtccgtccgtccgtccgtccgtccgtccgtccgtccgtccgtccgtccgtccgtccgtccgtccgtccgtccgtccgtccgtccgtccgtccgtccgtccgtccgtccgtccgtccgtccgtccgtccgtccgtccgtccgtccgtccgtccgtccgtccgtccgtccgtccgtccgtccgtccgtccgtccgtccgtccgtccgtccgtccgtccgtccgtccgtccgtccgtccgtccgtccgtccgtccgtccgtccgtccgtccgtccgtccgtccgtccgtccgtccgtccgtccgtccgtcccgtccgtcctccgtccgtccgtccgtcctgtctgtcctgtctgtctgtctgtctgtctgtctgtctgtctgtctgtcgtctgtcgtctgtctgtctgtctgtctgtctgtctgtctgtctgtcgtctgtctgtcgtctgtcgtctgtctgtctgtcctgtccgtcctgtctgtctgtctgtctgtctgtctgtctgtctgtctgtctgtctgtctgtctgtctgtctgtctgtctgtctgtctgtcgtctgtctgtctgtcttccgTCCGTCGGTCGTCGtccgtcgtctgtctgtctgtctgtctgtctgtctgtctgtctgtctgtctgtctgtctgtctgtctgtctgtctgtctgtctgtctgtctgtctgtctgtctgtctgtcttcctgtctgtcctgtctgtctgtcctgtctgtctgtctgtctgtctgtctgtctgtctgtctgtctgtctgtctgtctgttacaTCACTATtccattaaaataaaaaaaaagcttcttaAAATTTACCAGGTACTTGGCGGATTCCACAAGCACAGCAGCAGCTCGGCGCCTTCACGCTGCGCACGATGCCCACGGCCAGTGAGGGATTAATTCTCAGCCTTATTAGAACGAAAAATTAACGACGTGCCACTGGTACAATCTCGGAGACCACGCAAAAGTAGTGGGACTTCGCTTGCGTGCCGCTGGGTGTGACTGTGTGTccagaaggagagagagaaaaacgtttATCGTTAGAAAAGGCAACCCCTGCGCTGTTTCCGGCGAGGCACCTACTACATTAGGTTAATTGTTTCGCTCATTAATAAGAAGAAAGACACACGAGAGAGAAGCGTGGCTGCAGAGGGCTCATAAAGGAGGCACGCACCCACGTCATGGAAGCAAGGGCGGGAGTTTCAGTCGTTGTTTTCCGCGCCCCATAAGTTATCTCAGTTATGCGTTAGAAATAACCATGTGAGCAAAAAATTGAACTAGTGTAGCACTACGCGCAGAAAGAAATTCGTCAATAGATGCTCAAAAGGCGTTGTGTACAGCATACCTCCTTCCTGCGGGCAGCGTTACGTGGGCAGATGCTTAAATGTGAGATTGCAGACCAGAAAATGCAAAAGAGGAAGATGGGGTTTTCTTCAAGTACATTGCTTTCAACATGCATGTTCTCCACTATTACatcaaagctgttaagggctcactcttcgatggtcgcgtccggcaagaaaaaaaaaaaaaaaaactctcattggccgtatgctgtatgtgcgagtgaaagcgcgcgagggcgagggacgcgcgctttcacggggagcgaacgcactgcggagagcaaacgcgacttcccagtgtaAGGCGAGCGGTGGGCGAGGTGGGCATCGAAATACCCTAGACAACATCCTGGATTCCGAGTGGTGGAGCAGAGCAGATCGGCTCCGTTAATTTTTCACCGAAAAGGCGGATATTTCACCTTAAATTGTCTGAAACCGGTCCCCAAAGGTCAGTGAAGGTGCCCGGCACCCGTCTTCACCTTTTTCTGAACTTTCCAACTGGATTATGTGCCCGAGAAGAGCTTTTGCAACTGACGCGGCGGCCGACGCGCTTGGCCTTCTTTACGCCTAACGCAACGAGCACCACGCAGAGACAAGCCGGTTAGGTCTTGGCCTACCGGCGTCCGTTCCGACCCCGTTCAGCACCATGGAGTCGTCCTTGGAGATGGCCTACTGTGTCGAAGGAGAAAATATCACACCAGAAGAGTCCGAAAGTGACCCAAGGTGGGAGAGGGCCTTTCAAGCCCGGAAAGCTGCCTACACGCGGCGTCGACACCGCTCCCGGCGCCGCCGGCTGGTTCTACCGGCAGTGCTtccagttcagttcagtttattgtccttaaagacccccggagggggtattacataaggggtgggtataaCATAGGTTCCACATTTTGTACACATcattaaatatatgcaaagtGATCAATCACACGCTGTTTGAACAAAGACGGGCAAGCGATGTTAACAATGCCAgcaggaaggccgttccagtctttagcTGTTCGAGGAATGAACGAGGCGGAAAAATGAGTGGTTCGGGCACGCGGGCGTGCGACTTGCTGCGGATGACTGGTGCGATGAGAGATGCGTGCCACAGGAATGATGTATGGCACATGATGAAGGACACTGAAACAGAACTTGTGATAGAGCTCAAGACTAGCGATGCGTCGGCGATTAGATAGTCGTGTTAATCCGGATTGTGTTTTAAGTGCAGAAATACTGACGTCATATGAATATTGTGAGTGAATGAACCTAGTAGCGCGGTTCTGAACAGATTCAAGTGAGTTGATAAGATATGCTTGGTGCGGGCTCcagatggcagatgcatattctagttttggtcGAACAAGGGATTTGTAGGCAAGCAGTTTTACGTTTTTAGGGGCCTGACGGAGATTACGCTTTAAAAAACCTAGTGTTTTATTAGCAGATGATATGATGTTAGAAATATGTTTATGCCAGGACAGATCATTGCATACGGTGATACCTAGGTAGTTATAGGACTCTACTAATTCGAGAGGCATGCTTCCGATTTGGTAAGGAAATACTAGGGGATTACGGCTACGAGTGGAAGACATAACTTTACACTTGTTTACATTAAGTGACATTAACCAATCACCACACCATGTTAGTATAGTGGAGAGGTCTTTCTGCAGGGCTGTTTGATTGTAGGTGTTACGTACAGtgcgataaatgacacaatcatcggcgaacaTTCGGATATTACAGGACACATGTGaaggtaagtcattaatatatattagaaataatAGAGGGCCAAGAACCGATCCTTGAGGGGCGCCTGATGTTACTGGCACAGGGTTAGATAGATGATTATTTATAATGACAGATTGGGAGCGGTTACTAAGAAATTCAATAATCCAATTCAAAACATCAGGATGCAAATTAAGTCTTGTTAGTTTCAATATTAGACGTTGATGAGGGACTTTATCGAAGGCCTTAGAGAAATCCAGGAAGATTATGTCAGTCTGTATGTTACTGTCAAGGTTAGTGTGAACATCATGCAGGAAGATGGCCAGCTGTGTTTCGCAGGAGAAACCTTTGCGGAATCCGTGCTGGGCGGGATGAAAAAAGTGATTCAAGTCAAGAAAATTCATGATAAGAGAGtatagatgacatgttccatgattttgcaagggaCGCTTGTTAGGGAGATGGGGCGGTAGTTAAGAGGCGAGTttctgttacctgatttgtggactggaacgaccttcccgattttccagtcatctggaatgaAACCTGAAGAAAGAGACTGGACAAATATCAAAGACAAATAGGCTGCAGAAATAAGCTCAgtgttttttaaaatttttgagtTAATTTCGTCCATGCCGGAAGATGATGAACACTTGATTTTATCGATGACCGCACAAATACCGTCTACATTGAAGGCAATGAGTGGCATTGACGAGATTATACTAAGCGATGACGAAACGGGAGGCGCATTAGATTCGTTAGTGAACACAGAAGCAAAGGCGGTATTGAACACGTCGGCGCAATCGGAATCATTAATAACTTCGTTAGATTCGTTAGTTATCTTAATAGTGCGCGTTTCGCTATTGTTTATGACTCTCCAAAATTGCCTCGGATTATTGATTAATAGGTTTGGTAGATCATTGTGATAAAAGGAGTGTTTGGCGTGACGCAGTGCGTCAACGTAGCTCTGTTCGGCTTCATCATATTTATCCCATGCGCATGGGCGCCcactctgtttggcggcgcgatacagacgctttttttttttctatgcggTTTAGGGCTTTTGTGAACCATGGTTTTTGCTGAGAAGAACGAAAGGTGACTTTAGGAATAAATTTCTTTGTAAGTTCACTTAGTTTGTTTTTGAAGCGCGTCCAATTGCTGTTAACGGAATGATCGTGAAAAGTTGATTCAAGTACAGGAAAGAAGGTATTCATAGCTTCAGTTATTGCTTCGTAATTTCCTTTGTCGTATAGACATATTGTTTTCTTAAAGGTATCCCGTGTTAACAAATTTAACGAGAACGTGGCATGGATGACTTTGTGATCACTGATCTCTGGCGAGTAACAAATGGATGAAAGGCTGTCAGGGTGGTCGGTTAGTATGCGATCGAGGACGTTAGCAGTTTGCTGCGAAATCCGGGTTGGTTCGGTTACTAGCTGAGAAAGATTAAAGTTAAGGCAGAAATCGACAAAACTTTTGGCCTCTGTGTGTCCGAATACCGAGAATGATTGTATGGTACGCCAGTCTATCTGCGGGAAGTTAAAATCACCGAAGAGCAGGATTTGCGCGTTTGGGCGGGCGGTTACCAGTTCGCTTATGACGTTGTTCAGTTGATGACAGAAATCAGAAGTAGCACTGGGCGGTCTGTAACAGATACCAATTAGCACTTTTTTTGGAAAGGCATGGATTATCACCCATAATATCTCAAGATCTGACGTAACGTTAATTAGCGAACAGCGACTAGTACACCACCACCACGGGTTCCTGCGCGGTCGTTCCGATAGAGGCAGAAACCGGGCAGGTCGGCTAGAACTTCGCTATCAGTAAGGGCGCTGCTCAGCCATGTCTCAGTTAGTAATCGTATGTCATTACCGGTTGATAAGACTATGTTAGACACCAATTCACGCTTTGGGAGGAAACTGCGCACGTTGGTGTATATTATAGAAAGCGAAGCGCTATCTCTGCAGCAAGTCGGTGTTATGTTATTTTTCTGTTTGGGGTGATGTAGCTGCTATGCCACCTCTTTAACACTACTCGAGGCGGCATCAAAAGTATATCTTCTTGAACCAATGAACAAGGTCTTAAAGCGCAGAGAAAACGGAACGACTTTACCTTTTGCGAACGCAAGGAGATGTTTTCGGGAATTTCGAACTGATCGAGAAAAGTCCTCACTAATACTGTAGTCAGTGCCCTTAAGCCTTCGGCCATTCGAAAGGATGTTTACTTTGGTTTTATGGAATGTAAATTTTGCTATGAGGAGGCGAGAGTGATTGGGGGAGTGACGACCGATGGGATGTGCACGTTCTATTTCTTTTGGATCAATCATCAGTTGCAACTTATCGCGGCACAGATCCACAATCAATCTTTCGCAGTCGGCAGTGGTTTCCGAGCCAGAAGGCTCAGGAATGCCGTAAAAAATTAAGTTATCCCGCCGTGAACGATTTtcggcatcgtcgatgcgtgctTCGAGCTCTGAAATGCGAAAAATAGCCTGCTCAGTCGTGGTGCGCATTGCATCTACTTCGTTTCGAATGGGCAAAAGCGTCTGGTAGTGACCCTCAAGGTCGTTCATTCGTTTGCTTAGATCAGTAATTGCTTTGTCGGTAGAAGTAAGTTGCGACTTAAGACCCTGAATTTCAGTGATCAGCTGGTTCTGACCAGCGGTTAGTTTTCGCAATTCGGTTAGTAGGCTTTCAGGAATGTCAGGACCGGGGTTCGTTTCAACATCACCGGCCAAAATGAGCAAGGCATGGATAATATGGGCACATTCGACAGCAATGGCGACACAGCAGTGCGGGCTCGGCAACTGCACCAGGAAATAATTGCTAGACTTTTTAGAAAAGAGAGCGTATGGTTGACTAACCTGCATTGCAAAAGCGAAAGGTTTAGCGAGCTGTGCAGATGCGCAGTCGCCGAGCCCACAAAGCTGTGTCGATGGCCGCGTCCAGTTTATATCTGGTGGCTGCGTTGCCGTTGATGACGATGGGGATTGCCACCCCTGACTGAGGACCAACGGCCGCCACTTTTTCTGTAGGATGTCCGGATATGACGCATCGCTGGCACGGAAAACCTGGATGTTCCCTGGCTCGTTTCCTTGGCAGTCGACCACGCGCCTCGACGAAGCTGACGGAGCAGCAGCGGTTATCGCAGTCAGCAGGAAATGCACAGTAGCGAAGGTGACGATCTGCATTCCAAAAGCGAAAGGTTTAGTTGAACCACCCCGGCGCGACGGCTCCACTGGCTTCCGGCAAGTCAAAAAGGCACGCTCCTCTACCCAAGCTACCCAAAATGGACCTCAAAATCACATTCCGACCCAGCGGCGGACTGTGCGTACGACAGTGCAACGGCGGAGTGCTTCTCCCACTCGTGTGCGCGGCCGCCCGCATTGACTATACGTAAAACTGCCCGGCAGCAGGACAAACTGCGCCTGAACCTATTCAATAACTCGTTCACGGTCAGCACTCCTGCTGAGGTCCGAGTGAAGAGGTATGTGGCTGTGGACTCTTTGCAAGTAGGCACCGTGAAATATCCACTCCTCGCTTACGTGGCCGCCCCTGACGACGTGGTACGTGGCATCATTTACAATGCGCTCTGCAATCAAACCGAAGAAGAGATCATCCAAGACTTGCAAGCCATGAGTAAGAGCTCCCAGTACACAATCACTGACGCAAGACCTTTGGGCAAAACCAAGTCTATCCTAATCACCTTCATCAACGTGCAAGCGCTCCCGAAGCGGCTGAACTTCTATGGGACTCTATATGCCTGCCACCCTTTCAAGGGGAGGCATGCCACAACTGCTGGAGGGCAGGGCACAGAGTGGGCGTGTGGCCGCACACCAAGAGCAACCGCTGCCCGCGAAGCCAACCACCTGTACGGCTAGGTACATCCTCTGTGGAGAGGCGCACTTCACGGGGTCCAAGAAGTGCGGTTTGACCGCTCCGGCAGCCACCGGCAAAGTGGCCCTGGTGACCGAGAAAACTCCGACTCCACCCACCGACGCAGCTCCCGCAGTCGCACGAGGGTGCCCTCCAGCAGAAGACGGCCAGGGCCTCCCGCTCCAGGACGCAGTAAAGGACCAGGTCCGGATCCACCACAGAGCACGGCCGGACCCCGAGCCGCTCCACCTCCTACCCTCCTCTACCTGGGGACGAGACTCAGTCCACGAAACAGGTGAGCTGGAGGCCGCGGTCTCCGTCTCTCGAGTGGGAGAATAAGGAGCTCAGGGCTCAGCTTGAAAAACAAAGTGCCGAAATCGCCCAACTACGTGAACAAATTCAATTACTGCTCCACCAGCCCCCGCTAACGCTCCCTTTGTCAGACACCGCCCCACTGCGCCGCAGGCATCTAACCATCCACCACAATCCCAGCGCAACGTCCCCCACCAGGAATCCCCCCCAGAGGCGCCGTGCGCAGACTGACGGCAGTGCACCAAATTCGCAAAACGAATCCATTTCTATGACGGACTTGGCAAACGCTATACAAAGCATGCATCAAAGCCTCATGGTCATGCAGAAAGACAATGCTGCTCAGATGGCAAACACAGCTAATAGACTGACGGCGCTCGAGCAACGGCAGGTCACCCAGGAAGCAACCCTGTCTCAAATACAAAC harbors:
- the LOC119462024 gene encoding uncharacterized protein LOC119462024; this encodes MQVSQPYALFSKKSSNYFLVQLPSPHCCVAIAVECAHIIHALLILAGDVETNPGPDIPESLLTELRKLTAGQNQLITEIQGLKSQLTSTDKAITDLSKRMNDLEGHYQTLLPIRNEVDAMRTTTEQAIFRISELEARIDDAENRSRRDNLIFYGIPEPSGSETTADCERLIVDLCRDKLQLMIDPKEIERAHPIGRHSPNHSRLLIAKFTFHKTKVNILSNGRRLKGTDYSISEDFSRSVRNSRKHLLAFAKGKVVPFSLRFKTLFIGSRRYTFDAASSSVKEVA